A single genomic interval of Wolbachia endosymbiont of Diaphorina citri harbors:
- a CDS encoding major capsid protein has product MQNPFTNTAFSMTALTNAMNILPINYGRVENLNLFPNRSVRFRHITIEEHNGVLSLLPTQVPGAPATVGKRGKRKVRTFTIPHIPHDDVVLPEEVQGIRAFGSESELKALADVITDHLQLMRNKHAITLEHLRMGALKGIILDADGSELLNLYNEFEITPKVVNFALGTATTDVKRKCLEVLRHIEDNLSGEYMTGIHALVSPEFFDALTSHSKVKEAYERWQEGAALRNDMRSGFTFCGITFEEYRGQATGPEGTVRRFIEKDTGHCFPVGTASTFTTYFAPADFNETVNTLGQPLYAKQEPRRFDRGTDLHTQSNPLPMCHRPAILVKISSS; this is encoded by the coding sequence ATGCAAAATCCATTTACAAATACAGCATTTAGCATGACGGCACTAACAAATGCGATGAATATATTGCCGATAAATTATGGACGGGTTGAAAATTTAAATTTATTTCCAAATAGGTCAGTAAGATTTAGACATATTACAATAGAAGAACATAACGGAGTTTTAAGTTTACTACCAACGCAAGTTCCAGGGGCGCCAGCAACAGTAGGAAAAAGAGGAAAAAGAAAGGTAAGAACGTTTACGATTCCACATATTCCACATGATGATGTAGTACTGCCAGAGGAAGTACAAGGAATAAGGGCATTTGGATCAGAGAGTGAACTGAAAGCGCTGGCAGATGTAATAACTGACCATTTGCAGCTAATGAGAAATAAACATGCAATAACGTTGGAGCATTTGCGGATGGGAGCGCTGAAAGGAATAATTTTAGATGCTGATGGGTCAGAATTACTAAATCTGTACAACGAATTTGAAATAACACCAAAAGTAGTAAATTTTGCACTAGGAACAGCGACAACCGATGTCAAGCGTAAATGTCTAGAAGTATTGCGGCATATTGAAGATAATCTAAGTGGTGAATATATGACCGGGATTCATGCTTTGGTAAGCCCTGAGTTTTTTGATGCATTAACTTCGCATAGTAAAGTGAAAGAAGCATACGAAAGATGGCAAGAAGGAGCAGCACTTCGGAATGATATGAGGTCAGGATTTACGTTCTGTGGCATAACATTTGAGGAATATAGAGGGCAAGCAACTGGCCCTGAAGGAACGGTTAGAAGATTTATTGAGAAAGATACAGGGCACTGTTTTCCAGTAGGAACAGCAAGCACATTTACAACATATTTTGCACCAGCAGATTTTAATGAGACAGTAAATACTCTTGGACAGCCACTATACGCAAAACAAGAGCCGAGAAGATTCGATAGAGGGACCGATTTACATACGCAGTCAAATCCTCTGCCAATGTGCCATCGTCCGGCCATTTTGGTAAAAATTAGTTCTAGTTGA
- a CDS encoding head decoration protein: MISITEGNNLGDLLKYEVSNLYSRDQITVAKGQNLKLGTVVGYDTKDGFIKALNPTATDGTQTAIGVIASDVNAKENSKGVIIARGAMLADHAVVWPANITEEQKATAIKQLEGRGIIIRKAA; this comes from the coding sequence ATGATAAGTATAACTGAAGGAAATAATTTAGGAGATCTTCTGAAATATGAAGTGTCCAACTTATATTCAAGAGATCAGATAACAGTAGCCAAGGGACAAAATCTAAAGCTGGGAACAGTAGTTGGTTATGATACTAAAGATGGTTTTATTAAAGCTTTAAATCCAACTGCCACAGATGGTACACAAACGGCGATAGGAGTGATAGCAAGCGATGTAAACGCAAAGGAAAATAGTAAAGGAGTAATTATTGCTCGTGGTGCCATGCTAGCTGATCATGCAGTTGTGTGGCCAGCAAATATTACTGAAGAACAGAAAGCTACAGCAATAAAGCAACTTGAAGGACGAGGAATCATTATCCGTAAAGCGGCCTAA
- a CDS encoding S49 family peptidase — protein MLLGKPLMLEPRSFELLSLYKGKQPIFKNHSIKSNVERTAIIPIHGILTKKPGAFDEMLGMTSYEQIEEQIAQALADSSIETILLDIDSPGGEVNGVFDLADFIYSARGKKRIIAIANDDAYSAAYAIASSTEKVFVSRTSGVGSVGVIASHIDQSRFDEKQGIKYTTIFAGSRKNDLNPHEPMTSESLGSLQKEVDRLYEMFLQLIARNRGLSIEKIRSTEAGLYFGEKAVEIGLADGMTILSSINKNRSITMNEQTTNDLETDNLTKYRTEVLELIRLCNLSKMPEKIGEFIEQSVSVEQAREVLMELLAERTKKTEILSAIPQNSGEELMMQVAKSRGQSNI, from the coding sequence ATGCTCTTAGGAAAGCCATTAATGCTTGAACCAAGGAGTTTTGAGCTACTATCGCTATACAAAGGAAAACAGCCAATTTTCAAAAATCACTCTATCAAAAGTAACGTAGAAAGAACTGCAATTATACCAATTCATGGAATCTTGACGAAAAAACCAGGTGCGTTTGATGAAATGCTTGGGATGACATCATATGAGCAAATAGAAGAACAAATTGCACAAGCATTAGCAGATAGTAGTATAGAGACTATTTTACTGGACATAGATAGCCCAGGAGGAGAGGTAAATGGAGTATTTGACTTAGCTGATTTTATCTATAGTGCAAGAGGAAAAAAGAGGATAATAGCGATAGCAAATGATGATGCATATTCTGCAGCGTACGCTATAGCTTCTAGCACTGAGAAGGTATTTGTGAGTAGAACTTCAGGAGTAGGAAGTGTTGGAGTAATAGCAAGTCACATAGATCAAAGTAGGTTTGATGAAAAGCAAGGTATTAAGTATACCACAATCTTTGCTGGTAGTCGAAAGAATGATTTAAATCCACATGAGCCAATGACGTCTGAAAGTCTGGGAAGCTTACAAAAAGAAGTAGACCGACTATATGAAATGTTTTTGCAGCTAATAGCAAGGAACAGAGGTCTTTCAATTGAAAAGATTCGATCAACAGAGGCAGGGCTATATTTTGGGGAGAAAGCAGTAGAAATAGGCCTTGCAGACGGAATGACAATTCTTTCATCTATTAATAAAAATAGGAGTATTACTATGAATGAACAAACTACAAATGACCTAGAAACTGATAATTTAACCAAGTATCGTACTGAAGTTCTTGAATTAATACGTTTATGTAATTTATCGAAGATGCCAGAAAAGATAGGAGAATTTATTGAGCAAAGTGTAAGTGTTGAGCAAGCAAGGGAGGTTTTAATGGAATTACTTGCAGAGCGAACGAAAAAGACAGAGATACTGAGTGCAATACCACAGAATTCAGGAGAAGAGTTGATGATGCAGGTAGCGAAAAGTCGTGGGCAATCAAACATTTAA